The following DNA comes from Papaver somniferum cultivar HN1 unplaced genomic scaffold, ASM357369v1 unplaced-scaffold_128, whole genome shotgun sequence.
TGAAATTCTAaaagagaagcgcagctagaatccgcgtacctgagcagttgaggtattcttcggtggaagtatagcacccgaaccttcctcctcgtctccctctacgacgtcaagggcataaggaaaattcatacccgcaaagttcagacgccagggacagaaatatccatagcgagcaggaggagactcgcgtggcttactattctcggtaggccgccaaccgcggggaccaggaatccaaccgtaagcccacggaccaactatctcgataacggtggcgtgccactcgtagtcatgatcgcgcttgatcctctctcgcgcggggaagagtttccgacgactagacccctccgtgccaggaacatacttcagcttggcatcgctgacctcatttaacagacgaatctcgccccgaggagcagggagattccgaaggctgacactccacggcttgcgattcctactattgacgtaatcaccgaaggagttattgaaattcacaggagtataccattccttctccatgggattggggacgtagcaagtcatcgacgtttcccccttactccgcagatagcattccttcagggcgcggagataattccccgatagttgggatacggaacggctgtgagtgttggtggaagagccttcacgactagcgagcacgtcatagtagaaggaatcccctgatttgtacaacgtcagcataagaccagcttcgaatgctccaaccgtcgttaacaaatgaaattcatcgaactcatactttgagataagctcataagtaatatcatcctcaggggcatagaaacgaaccccgaaggcttgaagctcatgcttttccttgaatatttcgagatcaatatgcttgaaggttacttttttcctactaaccgagacactgcgtatcaagggggcagtctcatcctcctcggcggggccggatgaactaatgaacgcttcagaagcttttctcttcacagggggattctttgaagattcagccctcggagctacacccttcgtattcttccctttaaaagttggaggagaccacagatgatgctcgggcactaacgaacgtagaggaggaatgtcaaaagcaacagcacgaggcggagcctgcgtactcctagtatcatcacgaggacgagccgcTGCGCGATCGAAAACTCTTCGGGAACCAGACGGAattgtcggaggaatctcttccctagaggacgaggcattcgctccagaagaaactcgactccgacgaacatcatcttgagactctctacgcggaggagatctcgatagcccagaatcaggagtctgataagtaagccgcggacggtcagacatggctgcgaaaagattaaaatcaagaacaagttacacacaatcaaaaacattaccaaagatcaaaaaaccacatccatagcaatacacacacaataacgcagaaaccctaaaattagtatacatgctcaaaatttcataaaattcataCCCTCGAAATAGTGGcctccttaatttaagatgaagaacaggggcaaactagtatgcaagcatcagaagaagttcttcatcacaaacaaggaacaacagtagcagagaatttacaaatcgACACAGCGTGAaacagtggaaataaagaaaagaaaaacttaccggcaaaaacagcagtagaagaaacaaacaggggaagcgggcgtgattaatgctaaggtggagagaatttaagatcataggttcaatgaagactgacagagaatttaagatcataGGTttaatgaagactgacagagaatttaaggtcacaggttcaatgaagacagacagagaatttaagggctgaaaaaagaatgaaaactgagagagcgtttaggaagaatgaaattaaattttctttctatccttaaaatacccgaaagaaagagaaggaaattaagggaggaatgggaaacgtgcccgttacataagcagttaatgcacgaataaaagacgtgcccaagtatccaggagaagttattaggagtgagaagaatatgcgacgatagtttttcttcaagacacccattagtcattcaagcccgaagaaaaggggcaaattgtgtacacatatatctcactatcagacacgtgtatataaaaagatacgtggaaagcatgcaggccaaaacatcaaaacatgatgcgtcacgaaacaccaaataaaccccgaggagttactttatctcatccccaaaagagaagctaagatcaacggtggagagaaagttagctgacacgaactgacaggggcagaagacacttgtctgacacgagcagacccctcaactacccgcattaaacactctgagcagtgtacgtgtcgaccaacctgtggaacgagcgaggatgcctctgcgggatcaaggggcaaacgcagacctccacgtgatggacgcaaggacacaagaagataaggttccaacggtcttcagagatgggtcccacattctaaccttataaataccccatctccaccaagaggaagggggatcggaaaaaatcaggaagagaaggagagagagagagagagagagagagagattgcaagggtaagttaatcacttagaagagagaaacatgtaaacccaaaaatcattcgactattcgtgtaaccgtgaagaacatagaaaaacaacaaaccccgtggatgtaggccttagtgctgaaccacgtaaaccttggtcttatttacatttcagcactttacatttatttagctccatggatgtttacttatatgttttgttttccttaatacttatatcccatgcgcaaacgcctcgcatggagttgttaaatgaggccatgataaacccgaaggttttgagccaatgaatcaacaccaggatatcatcatcacaatctctttagatgataatgattgattgtgagcgttcggaccccctcgcaggtttgtgtgctcacaagcTGCTAGCTTGCTATGCCAAATTGCCACCACAATCCTAACCAAAATATCCTAAACgcgtctccttcttcttcttcttccctctttctgtctgttttttaaaattttctaaCAAACCAATCAAAGGAAAACATCTCATAATCGTCACCCACCATAAGAAGACACCTCAATTGCAAAAATATAAAGAACCCACATAATGTACCTGCTCCCCTGGCTATGAAATTGCCACATAGGCGGTACCCTGCTGTAATTTTGCCAGTGGTAGCAAGTAAAGATATTAAACAGAAAACTGATGTCATGACTCATGAAGATATTTAAGTTAAACCATTGTATCTCGTGTTGTTACTTAAGCACGCTGAGTTTGCTCTTATTTGTGATGATTTCATTGGTCTAAGAGCTAGCAGACCTGACTAATTCAACTATCATGTCTCTTTCAAACTTCCACTCCTTTTACTGTCTTACTTGCGCCCAAAGTTGAGAGTTTCTCTGATGGTCTAAGTTTACACACAAAATCACATCAGACAACCCTGCTTTATAACCATTTTAAGCATCTGTAACCCAGATGGTGCTCCACTCCAGCCTTTAACACGTACGGTCAAATCGAGTAGATAGTAATTTTTCCTTTCCACACCTCATAATTTTGGTCAAAACAATTACTGCTCGCTCAGACCCAGTACTTATAGTGTAGTGACTGAATAGACTATCAGCAAAAATGTTAAAAGCATAACTTAGGCCTTACGGTAATAATACAGGTGATACTTGTGATCAACTAAAAAAAAATTCACGGAATCTATATGGATGTTTGTTTATTTGGTCCAACCTAGAAATGGATTGAACACACTTTCTTATACTGGTAAACCTTTTGTCGCAcccaaatactccctccgtccctaattagatgacttatttggttttaagttttgtcccGTAAATAGATGACTTatttttgttactataagaaatatgaataatttgatagttatgtttatacTCGTTACgtatgtgttttaaaatgtttttcaacggtataaagtttacgaaaaaccgtgatatagtttaagaaataaatcatttctaaattttaataACATTCTTGTCTTAAATATTATGCAAACTACAAccaggtcatctaattagggacggaggaagTATTTGTCTTCTCTAATTTCAAATTTACAGATTTAAGTATTGAACCCTGTATTGTACTCGTAAACCAAGTAATCATCTATCATGTACACATACAATCAACTTTTCTAGCTAACTTGGGTTGGTGTTTCCCTTTTAGTAGTAGGGGTCCATTATCTTTTTCCTTGCTTTCTCTCTTCTTTAGTTTCACTTTTATATGCATTAGTAGGCATCTCAGGAAATAAAGAGTCTTAACCAAGCAGTGATACATATACATAGCTGTGGCTTTGACGGCCATGGTCTGTGACAGGAAACGAATCCATTTTATGTGCCAGGAAATTTCcttcttaattttttttgtgttttaaataaataaataaatcacctCTTTCTCTCCCCCTCCCCCCCTCTCTCTCATCGTCTTTGCTTATATATATATTCATCCAGAGTGAACTCATCCTTTCTCATCAAAGGCTCCTGGCACATCTTCTCCATTAAGCTTTTCTCTTGCATGCACCCTTTCTTTCCTTAAAAACTTCtgcactacaaaaaaaaaaaaacttctctcAAAAACACAAAATGGGTGTTAGTGGAACAATGGAATACTTGTCTGATTTAATGAGTAGTACTAATAGACACAAGAAAAGGAAGCAAATGCAAACTGTTGAGCTCAAGATTAAAATGGATTGTGATGGTTGTGAACTTAAAGTCAAGAATGCTCTTTCTTCCATGAGTGGTATGTTCTCTGGATCTTTCTTTCTACTTGGCCTTTTTGCTCTTGTTTTGAAATGGGTTTTGAGTTAAAACTTATAAATGTGGTTTTGTTTGCAGGAGTGAAATCTGTGGAAATCAACAGGAAGCAACACAAAGTGACAGTAACCGGATATGTTGAAGCAAATAAGGTTGTGAAGAAAGCTAAATCAACAGGGAAGAAAGTTGAGATTTGGCCATATGTTCCGTACAATCTTGTGCTTCATCCTTATACTGCTCAAGCTTATGACAAAAAAGCTCCTCCTGGTTACGTTAGAAATGTGGAGATTACCTCTACTGTTACCACTAACATGGCCAGGCATGAAGATAACCAGTATACTACCATGTTCAGTGATGATAATCCAAATGCTTGTTCTATCATGTAGATCCATATAGAAGGAACATTATACTTAACGGGTTTTATCTTTTGTCTGATTACTGATCTATCTAAATGAGCAGGGTTTTGGGAATTATAGTGCTGTtagaatttgtttttcttttttgggtaTTATCATGTTGATGGAATTGGAGGTTTAGACATTAAAACCCTGAAGAAAATTTTGTAGTTTTTGATTTCTGAATGAATCTTTTACATTATCTGTTACTTTATCTAGCCCCATCAAACAGTAAAAAAAACAAAGCCCAAACCTACAAACCATCTGGATTTTGTActtctctttctctctatctGCATCTTAGGTGTTGAAGAATCATATAATGATTTTTTAAGAGTAATTTGGTGGTTTTGTTTCTGTCTTAGGAGTTTGTGATGGAAATTTGAATTAGAGTTGGTTTGGTTGGTATGAGACAGCTAATGTGTTTAGGTGTTTTCATACTTTAATTTATTGTGTGATGTTTATGTTGCTTTGCTTCCTTTTATGTCGTCTGGTATGACACACCATAAACTTTAGCTTTACAAGAAATATCACACAGCTCATCCTCGTTTTTCCATTAGCCCCCTACAATACATGGCGGTATTTGCATGTTTTTAGGCATCCTTGAAAAGACCCTACAGGCTATATCTGATGCATTTAGTAGCTTAGGTTTGTAGACTGATATTGACAGAGAAGCGTCAAGTGGAAGCACCACTTCTGAGAGATTTTATTGTTCTATGAAAAAAAGATAGTTGGATGTAACAGAAGCAAGGAAAGTTAAAAGTAAAAATTGATGATAATAATATAGTCTCTAGGTGAAGCAAATTTTTGAAGAAAGTTTTTTACCAGTAGTCTGGAAGCAAATCACAAGAATCCATAGTTATGAAAAATATGAACTGAACAAGGCCTCCCTAGGTTCCCAGCATGCGGAAGCACTGAATAGATGCAACAAGCCATTGTTATTGCAATCAGACTATCATTTTTTCAGATCAATATTTAGTGTCATCTCTGGCGCATGTTTGGATGATCCACTAAGAGTGGACTGCTTCAGATGCAATGGCCGTCTGATGCTCAGTAGCTTAAGCTTGGTTTTCCATCAGTTCTATAACTGGGGGCTATTCTATTCTAATAAGAGAATAACGATTTGATGGAGGTAGTACATGCGTTCACACAATCACAGTGCCCCCTCCTACAGGTGTGACAAAGAATTAAGAGACGTAGTCTTTTTCTTAGCTGCCTAACCCTCTGTGTGCTCAGTCTATGTAGTAGCATGCGGTTTCAGGGTCATGGTCAAGTTTCCCCATCTAACAGTTGAGGATTTAATTAGAAGTCCCCCTTCTTCTAATCATTTCATAAAATTTCAGAAGCATCATAAGATACACCCTAATATAGCAGAGCAAGAGGTGATCCTCTTTCGGGTTTGTGTGCAACTTTTCAAAACCTAACTGCAGTTGTATGTCCACCGTATTCCTACTAATTACTATTCATAAAATTCATAAGAACACAGAACCTTAGGTACAGTTGTATTACTAAATACTGAGTTGATAAGCACCATTTTACTCCATAGATGGTCGAATTTCATCACTTGTACATCGATATTGATGATAATTAAGGTGTTCTTGATTGGGTGATAAAAACATACCCATAGAATTTTACTTCACACAAATGCAAGCTAAATCGAAGAGATATTTAGGGGGATAACTAAGCCCCATTTGGTTGGAGAAAGGGGTTAGCAATCTCATCTGTCCCATCAGTTGGTGATACAAGCATAACTGCAGTCCCTCGGCAGACCTACATCAGATTCAAACTGATTTTCATTAGGATTAAGATAAAAGTAACCCAGATACGCTCAGGATATGTAATCAGTTACAGTATTCACCCACTTTTAATCAGTAGAATACTAAGATGCGGGtacgaaaaagaaaaaacaaccgtCTAATGACAATGAGAAACAATATGAGAAACTgtataaagaaaaagaagcatACTATCAGACCAAGGCTCCTCGTTTGATCTGTGGTCTTCAATGGATCATCAGAATCTAcaatacaaaaacaacaaaatcataATCAATACATTGGTTTTGAGCTTTCATCAGAGTACCTAGCTTTCACCACCAAAAGTAAAACAATTGTACTGAACATAGTTTCTTGTTCAATAAATTCAAGCTTTCAAAAACTAAAATTCAACAGCTCACAGAGCTGTTGCCATGTCTACTGTGTCCGACAAGAGTATGTTCTAGTGAATGGGCCATATATTGGATATTTGAAATTCAGTACATAAAAAATGTAATTAATAGGTCAACGAAATGGCATAGGTAGATAACTCGAAGAGTGAAACCTGTGTTGCAACGATACGGATACGGTATCAGATACAAGATACCAATACgctactatgatacaccaacTTGAAAAACTAAAATACGGCGATACGGCATACCCAATATTGATCAGTAGTTTAACATAAATATACTATATATAAGATAGAAACTTAACAAAATACATACATGTGTTTGCATGATTAAAATATAATCTGTATGATTAACCTCACTGAAGAGAGAAAAAGTCTGGATAAGACggaagaaagtctagagcaagatCAGTGGACAGATTCAGAACTAATATTTTATCACTATAGTTAAAACTTCTCATAGAATCTAGTAAAATATCTAAATTTTCTAATATTTAGTCAAAGTTTTCTAACTGAGTTGTATCTTGAAGTATTGGGAGTATCAGTACGCGTATCCGTGTAAATACGTATCGATAcggctgatttttttttttagacgtATCGTTGTAACACAGGTGAAAAccatcaacaacaaaaacaacttcCTCAGATTCGAATGGGATGTAAAGACACCATGTTTTACCACCGTTAAAGCGAAAAGTATAAGTGCGGGGCTGTGAGAAAAACATAATAAAAGATAGGAAGGAACATATAAAAAAGATCACTATCCATTTTGTGACAATTTAGCAGCGTTTTTACGAGTCTTGACTCTAGAGTGTCTGAGTCATACCTCTTAGGAATTCAACGGCTTCGTCCAGGACAAGGTTCAGCAACTGATCGTATCCTTTCAAAGTTCCAGTGACTACAGGAAAAAAGAACCAAGTTAACAGGCAGGTAAAACGATACTTTATTGACATTATAACAGGTCATGTGCATCATGAACCTCCACAGTGCATCATGACCAGAAACCCCATGCTAATTTTTATAACCAATAAGTCGGTAGAGTGATAAATACAGAACAGCAGAAGAATGGGGTTCCCATTTAAACACTCAGGCACTGTTGGAAGTTTGGAATCCTTATACAACCAGCATTTTAGCATAATTTAAAAAATATACTAAGCAAGTTTTTGAGCAATTACTTTCATGTCTCCTCTTCATAAACTAAGCAGAAAAGTACTGGAGAGGATGTTATAAACCTTGACGCAGGAAAAACATAAGAAGAACTACATTAGAAAAATTTGTGGTCAAATTTTCTCTAACGAAGGGAGGTTTGTAATGCATTTTGGACATTCAAGGGAATTGCAGAACTATCTAGAATTTCTAGGTTAGGGAGGTTATTAGGTAATTATCTTAGTTAAGCACAATTATTTTGTCTGGGACTCTGGAGGGAGTTGTGTATACAAGGAGTTCTATGTGGTAGAGATTATTCAGTTTTTGATTCTTAATACAAATGACTTTCGAGTCTAAATGAGTTTCTACCCTAAAACTCATATTCATCAAAATTCTCATTGAATCTACCATAATGATTTCGTTAACCCTTTTTACTAATTAAGCAAGGAAAACAGTGCACCCTTTtctgaagaacaacaagagaagaGCCATAACATGCTGCTAACACGCCATCCAGTTATGTTTACTAAATTCCTTTAATTTTTTTAAACTTTAAAAATGACAACCTTCGCAAAACACACAGAACAAGTTGCGACGAAGGTTATGAGTTTATGTTTGAAGAAATAATGTAGAATACAATAATGTCTCACCCTGTCTTCCCCCAGTAAGTTTCACTTGAACACCCTTATCAACAAACTTGGCGAGATCTAATACAGTTTCTTTCCTTCCTGACTGAAACAAATAACAtcgtaaaaaaaaagaaaaaattaagaaCACACAAACCCATTAACACCTAAAGAACAACCCTAAAAACCCAATCAATGAATTATTATTTTAGAATAAGATTACCATAGCTTGAGTATCTCTTTGCAGCTAGTATTCCAGTTTCACTTCAATATCAGTACCTACAAGAAAAGATCAAACTCATCAAAAGTCAATTTAAGCTCAAGAAACCCTAGAAAAACCCTAAGCCAGGTATGTCCTTGCACAAACTCAAGTGATTTTAACATAATAATAGCAAAAGATAGCCAATGGTTCACCGTATAACATACTTACTTTGCAGTTTCTTCAGCGGTGACTACACAGTGATACAAGTTTGTTCGCCTTCTAACTCGATTTGGTTTTCCCACTTCTTTTCTGCTGAGACAGACTGATGAGAGACGGAAAGATCTTTATAAGAGAGTGCGTTATATCGGCTCAACGATTTATCTGGAAATGTATCGTTTCGGGTTTTATTTATGAAACGTTTTTCACTGTCACGACTCACGTGGGTCCGATTTATCTTTTCAATATCCCGCTTAAAATAGAGAGGGAGGGAAACTTGAAACACAAAGCTTCCTCGCTACATTTAATTACTACTTTTATTACTTCTCTCTCTGCAAAATTCACTCTCCTTTTCATATTCGCGCGAATCTGAGgtaattagggtttccaaaggtGAGATTTAATCCTTTTACAGTCTTTTAATTCGTATTTTGATTTGTgaggtttttcatttttatttggttTTATAACCTCTTTAGCGATCTGAGATTCCTCATTGTTATAGATTtatatttggttttgatttgaatAGATGAATAGATCAGAGAAAATAGAACCTAGGATTTCTCGATTAGTGAAATCAGTACTTCTTTCGATCGAGTTTTAGGTAGAATTTAGGGTATtgagtaaaaaaaattattaggtTTTTAATTAAAAATGAAGAGAATATGTTAACTTTGTGTATGGCGAAATTGATTTGTTTTACAGTTTTATCAGATCGATTACATATTTTCATTCTTAGTTTTGATTGATTATGAATGTTCTCGTGATTGTTTGATTTGTCTCCTTTGTAGTGCACCAATTTAACTTTAAACTGGTATTGTTGGATTATGCTAGTAGATCAAACATTTTgctgtaaaaaaaaatcaaaatcttccTTTCTAATCATCTGACAATTGAAGTTTGAGCTGTAAAGAAACGCGATACTAGTTGTTGTTGGAAAAGCGTCATCATTAGAATTGACAAATATTTCAAATTGAACAGTTGAAAATAAAGTCCATACCCATTTTAGGATAATGCTAGAATCCCGGATGTTGATTTTGCAACTCATTTTTTGTGTTCATTAGATATTGTGATGCCGGTGATGTTGAtatgttttatttgtttattattattttcagttGTTATATTCACTCAGCAAATGGAATATAACTTGGAGATATCTCCAAATGTAATTGGTGACGATGATGGAAAGTCTTACTCTCAGCTCAGCACTGTTTTAGTAGCTACAATTCAAGAAGTGAAAGACCGAGTGTCTCAGATTGAATTTATTTTCTGTAGTCAGCTCTTCCCAGGTTACAAAGCTAGAACTAAAAGCCTCCACAAAAGATATATTGAAGCCAAGAAAGCTGCTGAAGAGAAGGAAAGTTGCCTAAGAGGAGAAATAGACGAGCTTCGTCTTGAGCAGAAACACAATCTTGAAGAAAGAGAGCGCTTGATTGCTTCTTTTGaggaagagaaggaaaaattaatAAAGCAAAAAATGAAAGCTAAAGAGGATGAATGGAGAAGTGAAGAATATAGTCTTAGACACCACATAGATGTGCTTGAGCTTGAAAAGCAAAAGATAATTGAAGAAAAAAGGAATCTAGTTGCTTCTCTTGAACAGGAAAAGACATATTTAAGGTGTAATAGCCAGTTACTGGATGACCTCCAAAACGAAAAAAAACTGCTTTTGGCCAAAGTAGAAAGTCTAGAGAAGAAGGAAGACGTTGCTGAGCTCCAACGTCAGGTGAAGTGGATGAATGAGGATCTGGCTGAGGAAAAGAGATTGCATGAAAAATTACGACAACAGATTGAATTGAAAGATTATGAGATGATTCTCGAGAAGAAAAGGAACAGAAATATAGTCGACTCCTTTAAACGTTTGAAATCACAGCACAACTTTCTCCGTAGTAAGTGTGGTCTTAGCACAGATAATATGATCCCTTGCAATTTGGTGGAGGACAACAGAAATTCATCAAGAAATTATCAGAATCCAAGGATCCCAACTAGTAAGCTATTTAATCTTCTTTATATTTCTTTCATGTTTTTCTTCAGATAAGGTCATCACCATTAGAATCATAAATATTAGAAACACTTGCTGCATAAACTGTTTATTTTGTGCTCTATAGCCATTTTTCTAAGATGACTGCAGCACCCTAGAACTTGTGAAATCTGTGTTAATATTGTATCAAATTTATAGGTCCTGAAGGTAGAGATCCAGAAACATCTAGAGTTGCGCTAAAGACAAATAAACAAAAGGATGAGATCAGTTTGCCAGAAAAACTGGACAATAACAAAATGCAATTCTCAAGCTATGATACAACCACCAAAGTCCCTTCTACTTCCAGCTCATCTCAGCCTTTTAACTGCCCTGCTAATATGAAGTCTGAGCCACTCTCTGGCATACAGAAGCAGCCACTACCTAATTGGAGAGCTACTCGCTCACGTCAAGAACCAGGAGGAGCAGATCCACATGATGATTTTCTCGACACTCCCTTGGAGAACATACAGGATAATATTACCAGGGGTCTTCTAAGAGAAGAAACCCATGATTTCCCGGTTCTTCCTCCGAAGGTCATGGATTTGGACAATTCAGATGATGAAACACAAGATCTGAATGGAGAGCCTGCTCCACAAAAGCAGAAAATCTCAATCATGAAGCCACCTAATGACAGAGGTTTTAAATATGTAGAACCCGTAAGGAAGAAGGCTGATAGAGAGAACTTGAAAGGAATTGAGTGCAAGCAATGCAAGAAATTCTATGATGCTGTTCTTCCTGGTGGAGACAAGAACAACAATAATTTGCGTTGCGAGCATCATGATGGTGTTTCTAGACATCGATATAGGTTTATTCCTCCCTCAACTCCTGAAGGATTCTGGAATATAGGTTTTGATTCTGAAATGTAATTTTTCTTCAAGTTGAATTGTCATTAAGTTTTTTATTTGCGTTAGGTCCATAAATAACCAAGTAGTGTGATTTGAGATGTGGCCCTAGGTAAAATCTTTTCAGTTAGCTTGTTTTCTGAAGCTTAATTACGAAAGTTAAGGTTCTTCTGTGAATCTTTAGCAAAAATGTTGTCAGAATTCTTAAGTGCAAAGTATGCATTCATAATAATAATTAGCTTGTTAAAAGCTTATCTTTTATATAGCTTGGAGTGAACTAATGGGTATTGGATTTTAATGAAATTGCTCGTTTATTGGTTTCTTTGGTTATGCGACGGGTTGTTTCTGAATAAAAATGTGAGTCAGAAGCGGCTAATGCTGTACAAGTGTTTATATATTTTCGAAACTTGACAGCTTTGTGCAACTGAGGTCACTTGCCTCTTTAGATGTAAACAGCAGGTGTTCTTGCAAGTTGGAAGTTTTCTGTACCTATCACAACATCTCTGCAGCCATGATGCTTCAAGCTTGAAAGGGTCCTTATTGAGGTAAAAAATCTTTAGTTCGTATTTGCAGGCCACATTTAATAGGATTCTAATAATTTTAACTGGGATCTAATGTGGTCAGCTTATTTG
Coding sequences within:
- the LOC113332039 gene encoding heavy metal-associated isoprenylated plant protein 23-like, which encodes MGVSGTMEYLSDLMSSTNRHKKRKQMQTVELKIKMDCDGCELKVKNALSSMSGVKSVEINRKQHKVTVTGYVEANKVVKKAKSTGKKVEIWPYVPYNLVLHPYTAQAYDKKAPPGYVRNVEITSTVTTNMARHEDNQYTTMFSDDNPNACSIM
- the LOC113332020 gene encoding sm-like protein LSM7, translated to MSGRKETVLDLAKFVDKGVQVKLTGGRQVTGTLKGYDQLLNLVLDEAVEFLRDSDDPLKTTDQTRSLGLIVCRGTAVMLVSPTDGTDEIANPFLQPNGA
- the LOC113332121 gene encoding protein gamma response 1-like, with the translated sequence MEYNLEISPNVIGDDDGKSYSQLSTVLVATIQEVKDRVSQIEFIFCSQLFPGYKARTKSLHKRYIEAKKAAEEKESCLRGEIDELRLEQKHNLEERERLIASFEEEKEKLIKQKMKAKEDEWRSEEYSLRHHIDVLELEKQKIIEEKRNLVASLEQEKTYLRCNSQLLDDLQNEKKLLLAKVESLEKKEDVAELQRQVKWMNEDLAEEKRLHEKLRQQIELKDYEMILEKKRNRNIVDSFKRLKSQHNFLRSKCGLSTDNMIPCNLVEDNRNSSRNYQNPRIPTSPEGRDPETSRVALKTNKQKDEISLPEKLDNNKMQFSSYDTTTKVPSTSSSSQPFNCPANMKSEPLSGIQKQPLPNWRATRSRQEPGGADPHDDFLDTPLENIQDNITRGLLREETHDFPVLPPKVMDLDNSDDETQDLNGEPAPQKQKISIMKPPNDRGFKYVEPVRKKADRENLKGIECKQCKKFYDAVLPGGDKNNNNLRCEHHDGVSRHRYRFIPPSTPEGFWNIGFDSEM